Proteins encoded together in one Terriglobia bacterium window:
- a CDS encoding PilZ domain-containing protein, whose translation MTMKPAQERAIFRRWQRYRLNLPIRLIVARDENTRISEARANDISDGGMLVFAGIELRADDKVFVEFTPPYSSGPVRAPGVIRHRRGYYYGVEFLSTNPEDKEQTDRFRNLLKLAAGR comes from the coding sequence ATGACCATGAAACCCGCGCAGGAAAGGGCCATCTTCAGGCGCTGGCAGCGCTACCGGCTGAATCTCCCGATTCGCCTCATCGTTGCCCGGGATGAAAACACCCGCATCAGTGAAGCACGCGCCAACGACATCAGTGACGGCGGCATGCTGGTGTTTGCCGGCATTGAACTTCGCGCCGACGACAAGGTGTTTGTCGAGTTCACTCCGCCCTACTCCAGCGGCCCCGTCCGCGCTCCGGGTGTAATACGCCACCGCCGCGGCTACTACTACGGCGTGGAGTTTCTGAGCACCAACCCAGAAGACAAAGAACAGACTGACCGCTTCCGCAACCTGCTCAAACTCGCCGCCGGGCGCTAA
- a CDS encoding VOC family protein: MIQRMAHTAIFVMDQDIAKDFYVNKLGFEVRMDESMPNGFRWLTVSPKGQTDLQIILMKVVPSPKEIDPHRQKIKPEDVDTIRELMKKGAFGAGVFQTADCRKTYEELKAKGVEFLSPPKDQFYGVECVFKDPFGNWFSMTQPKNA; this comes from the coding sequence ATGATTCAGCGCATGGCGCACACCGCGATTTTCGTCATGGACCAGGACATCGCCAAAGACTTCTACGTCAACAAGCTGGGGTTCGAAGTCAGAATGGATGAATCCATGCCCAATGGTTTTCGCTGGCTCACCGTGAGTCCCAAAGGCCAGACCGACCTGCAGATCATCCTGATGAAGGTGGTTCCGTCGCCGAAGGAAATTGATCCGCATCGCCAGAAGATCAAGCCTGAGGACGTTGACACGATCCGCGAGCTGATGAAGAAAGGCGCGTTCGGCGCCGGCGTCTTCCAGACGGCCGACTGCCGCAAGACCTACGAGGAGCTGAAAGCCAAGGGCGTGGAGTTTCTTTCGCCGCCGAAAGACCAGTTTTACGGTGTGGAATGCGTGTTCAAAGATCCGTTTGGCAACTGGTTCAGCATGACGCAGCCCAAAAATGCTTAG
- the chrA gene encoding chromate efflux transporter, protein MATNEPSARTSLWDLAGAFLKLGTIAFGGPAAHIALMEQEFVRRRQWLTEQEFLDRLAAANLIPGPSSTEMAIYIGFTQRGWPGLIVAGCCFIVPAAVIVCMIAAAYVHYGTLPQVGGALYGLKPVMIAIILQAFWKLARSAVKTSFLAVIGIVSTVLCFLGVYELLVLLCAGVLAGVPAVAGKLRGSSETSAAISGPFSASLFKMKPLIATVSSSAALVAAPFSLTRLFFTFLKIGSVLFGSGYVLLAFLRADFVQRLHWLTEKQLLDAVAVGQITPGPVFTTATFIGYLQGGVPGAIVATFAIFLPGFFLVAASGPIIPMIRRSAVASAFLDGVVVGSLALMGYVTWLLGKTALIDPLTIVLAIASAALLFRFRINPVWLMAAAAIAGVLHGA, encoded by the coding sequence ATGGCGACCAACGAACCTTCCGCGCGCACCAGCCTGTGGGACCTGGCTGGCGCATTTCTTAAACTGGGCACGATTGCCTTTGGTGGACCCGCCGCGCACATTGCGCTGATGGAGCAGGAGTTCGTGCGTCGCCGCCAGTGGCTCACCGAGCAGGAATTCCTGGACCGGCTGGCTGCGGCAAACCTCATCCCTGGCCCCAGTTCCACGGAAATGGCCATCTACATCGGCTTCACCCAGCGAGGCTGGCCAGGTTTGATCGTGGCTGGCTGCTGCTTCATTGTTCCGGCGGCGGTGATCGTTTGCATGATCGCGGCGGCTTACGTCCACTATGGCACGTTGCCGCAGGTCGGGGGCGCGCTCTATGGGCTGAAGCCCGTGATGATCGCAATCATCTTGCAGGCATTCTGGAAGCTGGCGCGGTCGGCGGTGAAGACCAGCTTCCTGGCAGTGATCGGCATTGTTTCTACAGTTCTGTGTTTTCTTGGTGTGTATGAGCTGCTGGTGTTGCTATGCGCGGGCGTGCTTGCCGGAGTGCCGGCGGTCGCCGGGAAGCTGCGGGGGAGTTCAGAAACATCCGCGGCGATCTCCGGACCCTTCAGTGCATCCCTATTCAAGATGAAGCCGCTGATCGCCACTGTGTCGTCCAGCGCAGCGCTGGTCGCGGCGCCATTCAGTTTGACGCGTCTGTTCTTCACCTTTCTCAAGATTGGATCGGTGTTGTTCGGCAGCGGCTATGTACTGCTGGCGTTCTTGCGGGCCGACTTTGTCCAGCGGCTGCACTGGCTCACGGAAAAGCAACTGCTCGACGCGGTGGCCGTGGGGCAGATCACTCCGGGACCGGTGTTCACCACCGCCACGTTTATCGGTTACCTGCAAGGCGGCGTGCCGGGAGCAATTGTGGCGACGTTCGCCATATTTCTTCCCGGCTTCTTTCTGGTGGCAGCCAGCGGCCCGATCATTCCTATGATCCGGCGATCCGCAGTTGCCAGCGCGTTTCTGGACGGCGTGGTGGTCGGTTCACTGGCCCTGATGGGCTATGTGACCTGGCTTCTGGGCAAGACTGCTTTGATTGATCCTCTGACCATCGTCCTGGCGATAGCCAGTGCGGCGCTGCTGTTTCGCTTTCGCATCAATCCGGTCTGGCTCATGGCCGCCGCGGCGATTGCCGGAGTCCTCCATGGGGCCTAG
- a CDS encoding ABC transporter permease: protein MKYTHMLFEDMKMALETVRTHKVRSFLTVLGVVIGTMVAIVVASMLLGVQKNVQDSLNEFGVDNLFIFKFDPGIHFGRLSPEERTRKPITFDDGMAIRDNLPAIKEVVVEALPHIGDGPQPIRTARNKGHELVNILFRGVTSSYADVVNGRMKDGRFFTDMEDLHRADVVVLGFDAEKALFPDEKAEGQQLLVDGNLYKVIGVFQKKKNTLNAAGDVEVLIPYRTYKKHYPKDDEGIVIAMARPGMKTIAEDEVHSLLRMRRRVPPGKPDNFGVSSAEELGNQFADIMSKILQYVIGVVSVGLLVGGVGVMNIMLMSVTERTREIGVRKAIGARRRDISFQFITEAMTLTGIGGILGVLLSLLISFLMQLAHFPSSVPMWAVVLAVGVASSVGLFFGIYPAMKAARLDPVIALRYE from the coding sequence ATGAAGTATACCCACATGCTCTTTGAAGACATGAAGATGGCGCTGGAAACCGTCCGGACGCACAAGGTGCGCTCTTTTCTCACGGTGCTGGGGGTGGTGATCGGGACCATGGTGGCCATTGTGGTGGCGTCCATGTTGCTGGGCGTACAGAAAAACGTGCAGGATTCGCTGAATGAGTTCGGTGTGGACAATCTTTTTATTTTCAAATTTGATCCCGGCATCCATTTTGGGAGGCTCAGCCCGGAAGAGCGGACGCGGAAACCCATCACCTTCGATGACGGCATGGCCATTCGCGACAATCTGCCGGCGATCAAGGAAGTTGTGGTGGAGGCGCTGCCCCATATTGGCGATGGTCCGCAGCCCATCCGCACCGCGCGCAATAAAGGCCACGAGCTGGTCAACATACTTTTCCGCGGCGTCACCTCAAGTTATGCCGACGTGGTCAACGGCCGCATGAAAGATGGCCGGTTTTTTACCGACATGGAAGATCTCCATCGCGCCGACGTGGTGGTGCTGGGTTTTGACGCGGAGAAGGCGCTCTTCCCCGACGAAAAAGCAGAAGGCCAGCAGTTGCTGGTGGACGGCAATCTCTACAAAGTGATTGGCGTCTTCCAGAAAAAGAAGAATACTCTCAACGCCGCGGGCGACGTGGAAGTGCTCATTCCTTACCGGACGTATAAGAAGCACTATCCCAAGGACGACGAGGGGATCGTCATCGCGATGGCGCGGCCGGGGATGAAGACCATCGCCGAAGACGAGGTGCACAGTCTGCTGCGCATGCGCCGCCGCGTGCCGCCGGGCAAGCCGGACAACTTTGGCGTGAGCAGCGCGGAGGAACTGGGCAACCAGTTCGCGGACATCATGAGCAAGATCCTCCAGTACGTGATCGGCGTGGTCTCCGTGGGACTGCTGGTGGGCGGCGTCGGCGTGATGAACATCATGCTGATGTCGGTCACGGAGCGCACGCGTGAGATCGGCGTGCGCAAAGCCATCGGCGCGCGGCGACGCGACATCAGTTTCCAGTTCATCACGGAGGCCATGACGCTCACCGGCATCGGAGGTATTCTTGGCGTGTTGCTGTCCCTACTGATCAGCTTTCTGATGCAGTTGGCGCATTTTCCCTCATCGGTGCCGATGTGGGCCGTGGTGCTTGCCGTAGGCGTGGCCAGCAGCGTGGGATTGTTTTTTGGGATTTACCCGGCGATGAAGGCCGCGCGTCTGGACCCGGTGATTGCGCTGAGGTACGAATAA
- a CDS encoding ABC transporter permease, translating to MESPTPRRRPIALKEPTLIALETLRTHKLRSFLTLLGMILSVATLLVVVALVAGSNKYIADKVANFGANVFLITQYPIITNQEQFNKLQKTNKKITWEDYEFVRDNMSLAKNVGFRQGRLAKSKYQTKDLEDVRILGVTANMGEIGLQEPEFGRYVTDADNEHRADVAMIGHELAKRLFEGTDPLGKAVLLDGKPYEVVGVAKELGTTFGQSQDQFAVIPVMTYRKFYGTQESASIQIQAVKQEWMPAAEDEAKQLMRAHRHIKPKDDDNFGLIEPSSVMGLWQNLTGTLANASVGIVLIFVLIGGIVVMNIMLASVTERTREIGVRKSLGATRRDVLLQFMVEASVMSGVGGVIGVAVAFVIAFLIGALTPVPMRVPLFAVLGSVIFSSAVGLFFGAYPAFKASKLNPIEALRFET from the coding sequence ATGGAATCCCCTACCCCACGCCGCCGCCCCATTGCGCTCAAAGAGCCGACGCTGATTGCGCTGGAGACCCTGCGCACGCACAAACTTCGTTCCTTCCTGACATTGCTGGGGATGATTCTTTCGGTGGCCACGCTGCTGGTGGTGGTGGCGCTGGTGGCGGGCAGCAACAAGTACATCGCTGACAAAGTTGCGAATTTCGGGGCCAATGTCTTTCTGATCACGCAGTACCCCATCATTACCAACCAGGAGCAGTTCAACAAGCTGCAAAAGACCAACAAAAAAATCACCTGGGAAGACTACGAGTTCGTTCGCGATAACATGAGTCTGGCCAAGAACGTGGGCTTCCGGCAGGGCCGGCTGGCCAAGTCCAAGTACCAGACCAAAGACCTGGAAGACGTGCGCATTCTGGGCGTGACGGCCAACATGGGCGAGATCGGGCTGCAGGAACCGGAGTTCGGCAGGTACGTCACGGACGCAGACAATGAACACCGCGCCGACGTGGCGATGATCGGCCACGAATTGGCCAAGCGTTTGTTTGAAGGCACTGATCCGCTGGGCAAAGCGGTGCTGCTGGACGGCAAGCCTTACGAAGTAGTGGGCGTGGCGAAAGAACTGGGTACCACGTTCGGACAATCGCAAGACCAGTTTGCCGTCATCCCGGTGATGACCTACCGCAAGTTTTACGGCACCCAGGAGAGCGCTTCCATCCAGATCCAGGCGGTAAAGCAGGAATGGATGCCGGCGGCGGAAGATGAAGCAAAGCAACTGATGCGCGCGCATCGCCACATCAAGCCGAAAGACGACGATAACTTTGGACTGATTGAGCCCTCGTCGGTGATGGGGCTGTGGCAGAACCTGACGGGAACGCTGGCCAATGCTTCCGTGGGCATCGTTTTGATCTTTGTGCTGATCGGCGGAATCGTGGTGATGAATATCATGCTGGCCAGCGTGACGGAGCGCACGCGGGAAATCGGCGTACGCAAATCGCTGGGCGCAACGCGGCGCGACGTGCTGCTGCAATTCATGGTGGAAGCCTCAGTGATGTCCGGGGTGGGCGGGGTCATCGGCGTGGCCGTGGCTTTCGTCATCGCGTTCCTGATTGGCGCCCTTACGCCGGTGCCGATGAGAGTGCCGCTTTTCGCGGTGCTCGGCTCGGTGATCTTTTCCAGTGCCGTTGGACTGTTTTTCGGCGCGTATCCGGCGTTCAAGGCCTCCAAACTCAATCCTATCGAAGCGCTGAGGTTTGAGACCTAA
- a CDS encoding ABC transporter permease: MMRSKLLAENVRMALETIRTHKVRSFLTVLGVVVGVAVAIVVASILIGFESNVQASLNEFGVNNLWVFRFDFGFHARLSAEERQRKPLTMEDAMAIRDECPAVKNVSVSVFQRQGQGPQPQRIARYKGKELTLNNFYGGIPSYVEVDNGAIADGRFFGEAEDLHRADVVALGADVAKALFPNESGVGRQIQIDGNTYTVIGVFEKKKNTTLGGGDDDVIIPYRTYRKRYPLDDEHFISAMAYPGMKSVAEDQIRGLLRMRRRVPADKPDSFGISSAEQLGQQFRDILANIVLLIVAVVSIGLLVGGVGVMNIMLMSVTERTREIGVRKALGARKRDISMQFITEAMTLTGAGGIIGVLISLGISFLMRALNFPSLVPVWAVVVGVIVSCSVGLFFGIYPAMKAARLDPVIALRYE, encoded by the coding sequence ATGATGCGATCAAAACTGCTTGCGGAAAATGTCAGGATGGCGCTGGAAACCATTCGCACACATAAGGTGCGTTCGTTCCTGACGGTGCTGGGCGTGGTGGTAGGGGTGGCGGTGGCCATTGTGGTGGCGTCCATCCTGATTGGTTTTGAGAGCAACGTGCAGGCGTCGCTGAACGAATTTGGCGTCAATAATCTGTGGGTGTTCCGTTTTGATTTTGGGTTTCACGCCCGGCTGTCGGCGGAAGAACGCCAGCGCAAACCGTTGACCATGGAGGACGCCATGGCCATCCGCGATGAATGTCCGGCGGTGAAGAACGTAAGCGTTTCAGTGTTTCAGCGCCAGGGGCAGGGACCGCAGCCGCAGCGGATTGCCCGCTACAAAGGCAAGGAACTTACGCTGAACAATTTCTACGGAGGCATCCCCAGTTACGTGGAAGTGGACAACGGGGCCATTGCAGACGGCCGGTTCTTCGGCGAAGCCGAAGACCTGCATCGCGCTGACGTGGTAGCGCTGGGAGCTGACGTGGCCAAAGCCCTGTTTCCCAACGAAAGCGGCGTGGGCCGGCAGATCCAGATTGACGGCAACACCTACACGGTGATCGGCGTCTTTGAGAAGAAGAAGAACACCACGCTGGGCGGCGGCGATGATGACGTGATCATTCCGTACCGCACCTACCGCAAGCGCTATCCCCTGGACGATGAGCACTTCATCTCCGCCATGGCGTATCCGGGGATGAAATCAGTAGCGGAAGACCAGATCCGCGGCCTGCTGCGCATGCGCCGCCGCGTGCCGGCGGACAAGCCGGACAGCTTCGGCATTAGCAGCGCAGAACAGCTGGGCCAGCAGTTCCGCGACATTTTGGCCAACATTGTTCTGCTGATTGTGGCCGTGGTGTCCATTGGCCTGCTGGTAGGCGGCGTGGGCGTGATGAACATCATGCTGATGTCGGTGACCGAGCGCACGCGCGAGATCGGCGTACGCAAGGCGCTGGGCGCGCGCAAACGCGATATCAGCATGCAATTCATCACTGAAGCCATGACGCTGACCGGGGCCGGCGGAATCATCGGCGTACTGATTTCGCTGGGCATCAGCTTCCTGATGCGCGCCTTGAATTTCCCCTCGCTGGTACCGGTCTGGGCGGTGGTGGTGGGAGTGATCGTCTCCTGCAGCGTGGGCCTCTTCTTTGGCATCTACCCGGCGATGAAGGCTGCGCGGCTGGACCCGGTGATCGCCCTCAGATACGAATAA
- a CDS encoding M13 family metallopeptidase: MSNYFLKLSSALLLAAAGLLSQSALAQAPASPGKAAGQKAEAKPSQPKAPKFDIANIDTSLDPCTDFYQFACSKWIKNNPIPPDYPDWISFNEVSEYNLAVLRAILDKNSANDPKRTAVQQKIGDYYASCMDEAAANKAGYKPLQPELDRIAALKNKTQMMELIAHETLVGPNPIFGFGSSPDLHNSEMIIASIDQAGITLPDRDYYLKDDADMVAIRKGYLAHMAKMFGMLGQSPEQAARSADTVMKIETELAKAAMDRTLRRDPKNIDHKMTLADIETAAPNFHLRGYFAAAGAPAFKELNVANPDFFKQVNAIIDSTPLDSWKTYLSWQMLANAAPWLSDDFVQEDFQFTQQFTGQKELSPRWKRCINATDSALGEALGQPYVDETFGKDGKARMLKIVDALEKSLHKDITELPWMTAATKKEALVKLAAIRNKIGYPDQWRDYSKLSVTRDNFLANVQRATEFESNRQIQKIGKPVDKLEWGITPSTVNAYYSGERNEIVFPAGILQPPFFDRTMDDPVNFGGIGLVIGHELTHGFDDEGRKFDPKGNLRDWWTEADSTEFEKRAGCVADEYSSFVAVDDLHLNGKLTLGENTADNGGARIALMALHDMMAENKQDPNKKLDGYTADQRFFLGFARVWCENITPELSRLGARVDPHSPGRWRVNGVVQNMPEFQKAFGCKAGQPMVRTNACHVW; the protein is encoded by the coding sequence ATGTCTAATTACTTCCTGAAACTGAGCAGCGCACTGCTGCTGGCGGCCGCGGGCTTGTTGTCTCAATCGGCGCTGGCGCAGGCGCCTGCGTCGCCGGGCAAAGCCGCCGGCCAAAAAGCCGAAGCTAAGCCGTCGCAGCCGAAAGCCCCGAAGTTCGACATCGCCAACATTGATACCTCGCTTGACCCCTGCACCGACTTCTACCAGTTCGCCTGTTCCAAGTGGATAAAGAACAATCCCATCCCGCCGGATTATCCGGATTGGATCAGCTTCAATGAAGTGTCTGAGTACAACCTGGCGGTGTTACGCGCGATTCTGGACAAAAACAGCGCCAACGATCCCAAGCGCACCGCCGTGCAGCAGAAGATTGGCGACTACTACGCGTCCTGCATGGATGAAGCCGCCGCCAACAAAGCCGGCTACAAGCCGCTGCAGCCGGAGCTGGACCGCATTGCCGCGCTGAAAAATAAGACGCAGATGATGGAGCTGATCGCGCATGAAACGCTGGTCGGGCCGAACCCCATTTTTGGTTTCGGTTCCAGTCCGGACCTGCACAACTCTGAAATGATCATCGCCAGCATTGACCAGGCGGGAATCACGCTGCCCGACCGCGACTACTACCTGAAAGATGACGCGGACATGGTGGCCATCCGCAAAGGCTACCTGGCGCACATGGCGAAGATGTTCGGCATGCTGGGGCAGAGTCCGGAGCAGGCGGCCAGGAGCGCGGACACCGTCATGAAAATTGAGACGGAGCTGGCCAAGGCCGCCATGGACCGCACGCTGCGCCGCGATCCCAAAAATATTGACCACAAAATGACGCTGGCGGACATCGAAACCGCGGCGCCGAACTTTCATCTGCGCGGCTATTTTGCCGCCGCAGGCGCGCCGGCGTTCAAGGAACTCAACGTCGCCAACCCGGATTTCTTCAAACAGGTAAACGCCATCATTGACTCCACGCCGCTGGATTCCTGGAAGACCTACCTCAGCTGGCAGATGCTGGCCAACGCGGCGCCGTGGCTGTCCGATGATTTCGTCCAGGAAGACTTCCAGTTCACGCAGCAGTTCACCGGACAGAAAGAACTTTCGCCACGCTGGAAACGCTGCATCAACGCCACGGACAGCGCGCTGGGCGAGGCCCTGGGCCAGCCCTACGTGGATGAGACTTTTGGCAAAGACGGCAAAGCGCGCATGCTGAAGATAGTGGACGCGCTGGAAAAGTCCCTGCACAAGGACATCACGGAGCTGCCGTGGATGACGGCGGCAACCAAGAAGGAAGCGCTGGTCAAGCTGGCCGCCATCCGCAACAAGATCGGCTATCCTGACCAGTGGCGCGACTACAGCAAACTCAGCGTCACGCGCGACAACTTTCTGGCCAACGTGCAGCGCGCCACGGAGTTTGAATCCAACCGCCAGATCCAGAAAATCGGCAAACCCGTGGACAAGCTGGAGTGGGGCATCACGCCTTCCACCGTCAACGCCTACTACAGCGGCGAACGCAATGAGATCGTCTTCCCTGCCGGCATCCTGCAGCCTCCGTTCTTTGACCGCACCATGGATGATCCGGTGAACTTTGGCGGCATCGGACTGGTGATTGGCCACGAACTCACGCATGGCTTTGACGACGAAGGCCGCAAGTTCGATCCCAAAGGCAACCTGCGCGACTGGTGGACGGAAGCCGACAGCACGGAGTTTGAAAAACGCGCCGGCTGCGTGGCCGACGAGTACAGCAGCTTTGTCGCCGTGGACGATCTTCATCTCAACGGCAAGCTCACCCTGGGTGAAAACACCGCGGACAACGGCGGCGCGCGCATCGCGCTCATGGCCTTGCATGACATGATGGCGGAAAACAAACAAGACCCCAACAAAAAACTCGACGGCTACACCGCCGACCAGCGCTTCTTCCTGGGCTTTGCCCGCGTGTGGTGTGAGAACATCACGCCCGAACTGTCGCGACTGGGCGCGCGTGTTGATCCCCATTCTCCCGGCCGCTGGCGCGTGAACGGCGTGGTGCAGAATATGCCTGAGTTCCAGAAAGCGTTTGGTTGCAAGGCGGGGCAACCGATGGTCCGGACCAACGCGTGCCATGTTTGGTAG
- a CDS encoding cupin domain-containing protein, producing the protein MLKHIRWADVEVEKLNPLFDRQMITGENLMLARIRLQKGSVVPEHSHVNEQLTYIVEGALKFWIDGKELVVRAGEVLCIPSNMPHKAEALEDTLDLDVFYPPRQDWLNKTDAYLRDAETARR; encoded by the coding sequence ATGCTAAAGCACATCCGCTGGGCTGACGTTGAAGTTGAAAAACTGAATCCGCTCTTTGACCGCCAGATGATTACCGGCGAGAACCTGATGCTGGCGCGTATCCGCCTGCAGAAGGGAAGCGTGGTGCCGGAGCACAGCCATGTGAACGAGCAGCTCACTTACATTGTGGAGGGCGCGCTGAAGTTTTGGATTGACGGCAAGGAGCTGGTCGTCCGCGCGGGCGAGGTGCTCTGCATTCCATCCAACATGCCGCACAAGGCGGAAGCGCTGGAAGATACCCTGGACCTGGACGTGTTTTATCCTCCACGACAAGATTGGTTGAATAAGACCGACGCCTACCTGCGCGACGCCGAGACCGCGCGGCGGTAA
- a CDS encoding AraC family transcriptional regulator: MFPGDTKLHLLHDDTFRRLCRARDLLAASYRTPIALDQAAGEACYSAFHFHRLFSAAFGETPHDFLTRRRMEYAKRLLASGEMTVTEVCLEAGYGSLGSFSAKFHATVGRSPVEYQREVRRMFGYMAPWRIVAMPMCYLSSFGIPD, translated from the coding sequence ATGTTTCCGGGCGATACCAAACTTCACTTGCTGCATGACGACACCTTCCGCCGGCTGTGCCGCGCCCGCGACCTGCTGGCCGCCAGCTACCGGACTCCCATCGCTCTGGACCAGGCGGCCGGCGAAGCCTGCTACTCCGCGTTTCACTTTCATCGCCTGTTCTCCGCTGCATTCGGCGAAACGCCGCATGATTTCCTCACGCGCCGCCGCATGGAGTACGCCAAGAGGCTCCTGGCGTCGGGCGAGATGACGGTCACCGAGGTCTGCCTGGAAGCCGGCTACGGCAGCCTGGGGTCATTCAGCGCCAAGTTCCACGCCACGGTGGGCCGCTCGCCGGTTGAGTACCAGCGCGAGGTGCGGCGGATGTTTGGCTACATGGCTCCATGGCGGATCGTTGCCATGCCGATGTGCTATCTCAGCAGTTTCGGAATTCCAGACTGA
- a CDS encoding ABC transporter permease — protein MPIVPLPRRGVSLREPALIALETLRSHKLRSFLTLLGVILSVSTLIVVVSMVEGTNKYVADKIANFGSNVFLVMRFPLITSTEMFVKLQRTNKDVTWEDYEYVRDNMTLAQEVGLEVRRNGKVKYKTETIEDVSVRGVTANIGEIDVEEPEFGRYMTDADNEHRSSVTMIGFDVAKRFFEGTDPLGKTLYIDGEAYEVVGVAKALGSTFGQSQDSFVYIPIHTWRKVYGSNVSMNINVKALAADLMQPAEDEARMLMRARRHLGPKEADNFGILEPSALMELWTNLTGTLATGSIGVVFVFLVIGGIVIMNIMLASVTERTREIGVRKSVGATRRDVLLQFLTEAGVMCAIGGVAGVLLAFAISFAITHLTPFPMQLPIRWVFIGVSVATGIGVIFGVYPAYKASKLDPIEALRFEA, from the coding sequence ATGCCCATAGTTCCACTGCCGCGAAGAGGTGTATCGCTGAGGGAACCGGCGCTGATCGCGCTGGAAACCCTGCGCTCGCATAAACTGCGTTCCTTTCTCACCCTGCTGGGCGTCATCCTTTCCGTTTCCACGCTGATCGTGGTGGTTTCCATGGTGGAGGGAACCAACAAGTACGTAGCGGACAAGATCGCCAACTTCGGCTCCAACGTCTTTCTGGTGATGCGGTTTCCTTTGATTACCAGCACGGAGATGTTTGTGAAGCTGCAGCGCACCAACAAGGACGTGACCTGGGAAGATTACGAGTACGTTCGCGACAACATGACTCTGGCCCAGGAAGTGGGACTGGAAGTGCGCCGCAATGGCAAGGTCAAGTACAAGACGGAGACCATTGAGGACGTCAGCGTACGCGGCGTCACGGCCAACATCGGCGAAATTGACGTGGAGGAGCCGGAGTTCGGCCGCTACATGACGGATGCCGACAACGAACATCGCTCCAGCGTGACGATGATCGGCTTTGACGTGGCGAAGCGTTTTTTTGAAGGCACCGACCCTCTGGGCAAGACGCTTTACATAGACGGCGAAGCTTACGAAGTGGTGGGCGTGGCCAAGGCCCTGGGCTCCACGTTTGGCCAGTCGCAGGACAGCTTTGTTTACATTCCCATCCACACCTGGCGCAAAGTTTACGGCAGCAATGTCAGCATGAACATCAATGTCAAAGCGCTGGCTGCGGACCTGATGCAGCCTGCGGAAGACGAAGCCCGCATGCTGATGCGCGCGCGCCGCCACCTGGGCCCGAAGGAGGCAGACAACTTCGGCATCCTGGAACCGTCTGCGCTCATGGAGCTGTGGACCAACCTGACCGGCACGCTGGCCACCGGTTCCATCGGTGTAGTGTTCGTCTTTCTGGTTATCGGCGGCATTGTGATTATGAATATCATGCTGGCCAGCGTGACCGAACGCACGCGTGAAATTGGCGTGCGCAAGTCGGTGGGCGCCACACGCCGCGACGTGCTCTTGCAGTTCCTGACGGAGGCGGGCGTAATGTGCGCGATCGGCGGCGTGGCTGGGGTGCTGCTGGCCTTCGCCATCTCTTTTGCCATCACTCACCTGACACCCTTCCCCATGCAATTGCCGATCCGCTGGGTCTTTATCGGCGTTTCTGTGGCCACAGGGATCGGTGTGATTTTCGGCGTTTATCCCGCGTACAAAGCGTCCAAGCTTGATCCGATTGAAGCATTGAGGTTTGAGGCATGA